Proteins co-encoded in one Capsicum annuum cultivar UCD-10X-F1 chromosome 9, UCD10Xv1.1, whole genome shotgun sequence genomic window:
- the LOC107842666 gene encoding uncharacterized protein LOC107842666 isoform X2 produces MAVTEKPVKIKTLPKLQLHQEVEVRSIENGFLGSWHLATVIASYDLVRQVQYHHLLSDDGSINLIESVKVSPMVDGVIPAENISVTYRGNIRPSPPPLQFGRWLLSYGQCVDLFYQDAWWEGVIFDHEDGAEERRIFFPDMGDEMKAQVDNLRITHDWDEVSEEWKPRGSWMFLEIIEEIEHVHPLLVSLKQIWYEVREKNGYENLKEWTSTSRDIWRNLIKEVVHENTKLTVKQILHQLNTSPDFVEGGQLVEFSEPTLQAILKVETYFDNLAIVPFVEAICSSVSGEMLCMNRDVSCLQPVEKQLVSEDFAPISEDVPLKDSVVFSSVLPSLEEQPAVSPNALSVLHPPKNEISGTLSITKSNGLNFDSSNKILSRKRKRLESRTIGHVAKFCSGTVSEYNDNYMSNYMPLKSLQKLKKHLFYLGWKIEQAEDCSIPRTRYIAPDGKIVHSLRQVWKMLEKSETWGEGKKTSYEGLAKTQICSEVSDDLNLSTCLAKTETCSEVSELAYTSQEPIIDPEICPQAVIDYCSLRSPDNPSYNKLNSGEKKYITIKAKKHLAAIGWLFYYHWKRDKRELRYFSPHGKTFFSLIRACRWCMQQWEAEGQLRESFSPSTVLEFQGNLAPQRTSCKKISRTTVSVMPLSKEPAQLNKVTICEISKTKKKSNHGDKKEIYEGGWNMLKKGNGSRSSRTVTDGIESQSSARLLRSSKRARQATPSFSLHHTPRTVLSWLIDNNVVLPRAKVQYRGKKDCRPMAEGRITRAGIKCKCCQKVYGISNFEVHAGSSYHRPSASIFLEDGRSLVDCQLQMKEKSCVRNMRKRPRSLKKGSHLGTNDYVCSVCHYGGELLLCDECPSSFHTGCLGMKEVPDGEWFCPSCCCEMCGQSGFDKNKDRFTDSSLLICCQCEHKYHVRCVRNKGFQKLDYFPVGSWFCSKRCEQISLGIRQLLAKPVMVGIDNLTWTLLKYVEPDDFDSDAANDEFILETYSKLSVALDVMHECFEPVKESYTRRDLMEDVIFNRWSELNRLNFQGFYTVLLERNDEVITVATVRVYGEKVAEVPLVATRFQFRRLGMCRILMNELEKKLMELGVERLVLPAVPTVLNTWTTSFGFSAVKESERLNFLNYTFLDFQGTVMCQKLLQNISPEVSNGLTAYQAQLHRINSKENVELDGNSALSEVFQAEQIEGSEIVDQGSTDAPGGCETNNTDAPAPLIIVANQQAPLGCLSCQDETSLQYRAEVTDSKVLEKTGIGQFKCYKRRRRYQPVEAKLVLEGVTI; encoded by the exons ATGGCCGTCACTGAAAAACCCGTCAAGATTAAAACTCTTCCCAAACTCCAACTTCATCAAGAGGTCGAG GTGAGGAGTATTGAAAATGGATTCCTGGGTTCATGGCACTTGGCTACTGTAATTGCTTCTTATGATTTGGTTCGTCAAGTTCAATACCATCACCTTCTGTCTGATGACGGTTCTATCAACTTGATTGAATCCGTCAAGGTTTCTCCCATGGTTGATGGAGTTATTCCTGCTGAAAATATATCAGTTACCTATCGTGGCAACATTAGGCCTTCACCACCTCCACTTCAATTTGGGAGATGGCTTCTATCTTATGGGCAATGTGTTGATTTGTTTTATCAAGATGCTTGGTGGGAAGGTGTAATATTTGACCATGAAGATGGTGCCGAGGAGCGGAGAATTTTCTTTCCAGATATGGGTGATGAAATGAAGGCTCAAGTCGATAATCTACGTATAACTCATGATTGGGATGAGGTTTCAGAAGAATGGAAGCCTCGTGGTAGCTGGATGTTCCTTGAAATAATTGAGGAGATTGAGCATGTGCACCCCCTTTTGGTCTCACTGAAACAAATTTGGTATGAAGTGCGGGAGAAGAATGGCTACGAAAATCTCAAGGAGTGGACATCTACTTCGAGGGATATCTGGAGGAACTTGATAAAGGAAGTTGTGCATGAAAATACCAAGTTAACCGTCAAGCAAATTCTTCATCAGTTGAACACTTCACCAGACTTTGTAGAGGGAGGCCAATTGGTAGAATTTTCAGAACCCACTCTTCAGGCTATACTCAAGGTTGAAACATACTTTGATAACTTAGCCATTGTACCTTTTGTTGAAGCCATTTGCAGTTCAGTTAGTGGGGAGATGCTGTGTATGAACCGGGATGTATCATGTCTTCAGCCTGTAGAAAAACAACTTGTTTCAGAGGATTTTGCACCAATCTCAGAGGATGTTCCATTGAAGGACAGTGTTGTGTTTAGCTCAGTTCTGCCAAGCCTAGAAGAACAACCAGCTGTATCACCtaatgctttgtcagttttaCATCCCCCTAAAAATGAAATCTCTGGGACTTTGTCAATTACTAAGAGTAACGGACTGAATTTTGACTCTTCCAATAAGATACTTTCTAGAAAGAGGAAGCGACTTGAATCGAGGACCATCGGCCATGTAGCTAAGTTTTGTTCTGGTACAGTTTCTGAGTACAATGATAATTATATGTCGAACTACATGCCCCTAAAGTCCTTGCAAAAACTTAagaaacatttattttatttaggatgGAAAATTGAGCAAGCAGAGGATTGCAGCATCCCTAGGACACGGTACATTGCTCCTGATGGGAAGATAGTACACTCACTTCGTCAAGTTTGGAAGATGTTGGAAAAGTCAGAAACTTGGGGTGAAGGGAAAAAAACATCATATGAGGGCCTGGCAAAAACACAGATATGTAGTGAGGTATCTGATGACCTCAATCTGTCTACTTGCCTGGCAAAAACAGAGACATGTAGTGAGGTATCTGAGCTGGCATATACTTCTCAAGAACCAATCATTGATCCTGAAATCTGCCCTCAAGCTGTAATTGACTATTGTTCACTGCGATCACCAGACAATCCTTCTTATAACAAGTTGAATAGTGGGGAAAAGAAGTATATAACCATAAAAGCTAAAAAGCACCTAGCTGCAATAGGATGGCTATTTTATTATCATTGGAAAAGGGACAAGAGAGAACTCCGGTACTTTTCTCCTCATGGGAAAACATTCTTCTCTCTTATAAGGGCATGTAGATGGTGTATGCAACAGTGGGAAGCTGAGGGCCAGTTGCGTGAATCATTTTCCCCGTCAACTGTTCTGGAGTTTCAGGGGAATTTGGCACCTCAGAGGACCTCGTGTAAGAAGATATCAAGAACGACAGTTTCTGTCATGCCACTTTCGAAAGAACCTGcgcagcttaataaagtcacaatTTGTGAAATCagcaaaacaaaaaagaagagtaATCACGGTGACAAAAAAGAGATTTATGAAGGTGGATGGAACATGCTGAAAAAAGGAAATGGATCCAGATCTTCACGAACAGTAACAGATGGTATAGAATCTCAGTCTTCAGCTCGTCTGTTGCGCTCAAGTAAAAGAGCTCGGCAGGCAACACCTTCTTTTTCCTTGCATCATACACCTCGAACAGTTTTATCTTGGCTGATTGACAATAATGTGGTTCTTCCCCGTGCCAAAGTGCAGTATCGTGGGAAAAAAGATTGCCGTCCGATGGCAGAAGGGCGGATCACTCGTGCAGGGATCAAATGCAAGTGCTGCCAAAAAGTTTATGGAATTAGCAACTTTGAGGTGCATGCTGGAAGCAGCTATCACAGACCTTCAGCAAGTATATTTTTGGAAGATGGAAGATCTCTTGTTGATTGTCAACTGCAGATGAAAGAAAAGAGTTGTGTAAGAAACATGAGGAAGAGACCACGCTCGTTGAAGAAGGGCAGCCACTTGGGCACAAATGATTACGTGTGTTCTGTATGCCATTACGGTGGTGAATTACTTCTGTGCGATGAATGCCCATCTTCATTTCATACTGGTTGCCTTGGAATGAAG GAGGTCCCAGATGGAGAGTGGTTTTGCCCATCATGCTGTTGTGAAATGTGTGGCCAGAGCGGATTCGATAAAAACAAAGACCGCTTTACAGACAGCAGTCTACTTATATGCTGTCAGTGTGAGCACAAGT ATCATGTTCGCTGTGTGAGAAATAAGGGTTTTCAAAAGCTGGATTATTTTCCTGTTGGAAGTTGGTTTTGCAGTAAGAGATGTGAGCAG ATAAGTTTGGGTATCCGCCAACTTTTGGCAAAGCCAGTTATGGTGGGAATTGATAACCTCACCTGGACTTTATTGAAATACGTAGAACCTGATGATTTTGATTCTGATGCTGCTAATGATGAGTTCATACTGGAGACTTATAGTAAACTTAGTGTTGCTCTGGATGTGATGCATGAATGCTTTGAGCCTGTCAAAGAATCTTACACAAGGAGAGATCTTATGGAAGATGTAATCTTTAATAGATG GTCAGAGCTGAATCGCTTAAATTTTCAGGGTTTCTATACTGTGCTTCTGGAAAGAAATGATGAAGTGATTACAGTAGCGACTGTAAG GGTTTATGGAGAAAAGGTCGCCGAGGTTCCTCTTGTGGCAACACGATTTCAGTTCCGCCGACTTGGAATGTGTCGCATCTTAATGAATGAGCTTGAAAAG AAACTCATGGAATTAGGAGTTGAGAGGCTAGTTTTGCCTGCTGTCCCCACCGTGCTAAACACATGGACCACTTCATTTGGTTTCTCAGCAGTGAAAGAATCTGAGAGACTAAACTTCTTGAATTACACTTTCCTTGATTTCCAGGGTACAGTAATGTGTCAGAAACTCCTCCAGAATATCTCTCCAGAGGTATCAAATGGATTAACAG CTTATCAAGCTCAGCTTCACCGCATAAACAGCAAGGAGAATGTTGAGTTGGATGGGAACAGTGCGCTCTCTGAGGTCTTCCAGGCTGAGCAAATTGAGGGGAGTGAAATTGTGGACCAAGGTTCTACAGA TGCACCTGGAGGATGTGAAACCAATAATACGGATGCTCCAGCTCCTCTCATTATTGTG GCAAACCAACAAGCTCCTCTTGGCTGCCTGTCTTGCCAGGATGAGACTAGTCTGCAATACCGagctgaagttactgatagtaaggTTTTAGAAAAAACCGGCATTGGCCAATTCAAATGTTACAAGCGGAGAAGAAGATATCAGCCTGTGGAAGCTAAGCTGGTTTTGGAAGGAGTAACTATCTAG
- the LOC107842666 gene encoding uncharacterized protein LOC107842666 isoform X1 — MAVTEKPVKIKTLPKLQLHQEVEVRSIENGFLGSWHLATVIASYDLVRQVQYHHLLSDDGSINLIESVKVSPMVDGVIPAENISVTYRGNIRPSPPPLQFGRWLLSYGQCVDLFYQDAWWEGVIFDHEDGAEERRIFFPDMGDEMKAQVDNLRITHDWDEVSEEWKPRGSWMFLEIIEEIEHVHPLLVSLKQIWYEVREKNGYENLKEWTSTSRDIWRNLIKEVVHENTKLTVKQILHQLNTSPDFVEGGQLVEFSEPTLQAILKVETYFDNLAIVPFVEAICSSVSGEMLCMNRDVSCLQPVEKQLVSEDFAPISEDVPLKDSVVFSSVLPSLEEQPAVSPNALSVLHPPKNEISGTLSITKSNGLNFDSSNKILSRKRKRLESRTIGHVAKFCSGTVSEYNDNYMSNYMPLKSLQKLKKHLFYLGWKIEQAEDCSIPRTRYIAPDGKIVHSLRQVWKMLEKSETWGEGKKTSYEGLAKTQICSEVSDDLNLSTCLAKTETCSEVSELAYTSQEPIIDPEICPQAVIDYCSLRSPDNPSYNKLNSGEKKYITIKAKKHLAAIGWLFYYHWKRDKRELRYFSPHGKTFFSLIRACRWCMQQWEAEGQLRESFSPSTVLEFQGNLAPQRTSCKKISRTTVSVMPLSKEPAQLNKVTICEISKTKKKSNHGDKKEIYEGGWNMLKKGNGSRSSRTVTDGIESQSSARLLRSSKRARQATPSFSLHHTPRTVLSWLIDNNVVLPRAKVQYRGKKDCRPMAEGRITRAGIKCKCCQKVYGISNFEVHAGSSYHRPSASIFLEDGRSLVDCQLQMKEKSCVRNMRKRPRSLKKGSHLGTNDYVCSVCHYGGELLLCDECPSSFHTGCLGMKEVPDGEWFCPSCCCEMCGQSGFDKNKDRFTDSSLLICCQCEHKYHVRCVRNKGFQKLDYFPVGSWFCSKRCEQISLGIRQLLAKPVMVGIDNLTWTLLKYVEPDDFDSDAANDEFILETYSKLSVALDVMHECFEPVKESYTRRDLMEDVIFNRWSELNRLNFQGFYTVLLERNDEVITVATVRVYGEKVAEVPLVATRFQFRRLGMCRILMNELEKKLMELGVERLVLPAVPTVLNTWTTSFGFSAVKESERLNFLNYTFLDFQGTVMCQKLLQNISPEVSNGLTEAYQAQLHRINSKENVELDGNSALSEVFQAEQIEGSEIVDQGSTDAPGGCETNNTDAPAPLIIVANQQAPLGCLSCQDETSLQYRAEVTDSKVLEKTGIGQFKCYKRRRRYQPVEAKLVLEGVTI; from the exons ATGGCCGTCACTGAAAAACCCGTCAAGATTAAAACTCTTCCCAAACTCCAACTTCATCAAGAGGTCGAG GTGAGGAGTATTGAAAATGGATTCCTGGGTTCATGGCACTTGGCTACTGTAATTGCTTCTTATGATTTGGTTCGTCAAGTTCAATACCATCACCTTCTGTCTGATGACGGTTCTATCAACTTGATTGAATCCGTCAAGGTTTCTCCCATGGTTGATGGAGTTATTCCTGCTGAAAATATATCAGTTACCTATCGTGGCAACATTAGGCCTTCACCACCTCCACTTCAATTTGGGAGATGGCTTCTATCTTATGGGCAATGTGTTGATTTGTTTTATCAAGATGCTTGGTGGGAAGGTGTAATATTTGACCATGAAGATGGTGCCGAGGAGCGGAGAATTTTCTTTCCAGATATGGGTGATGAAATGAAGGCTCAAGTCGATAATCTACGTATAACTCATGATTGGGATGAGGTTTCAGAAGAATGGAAGCCTCGTGGTAGCTGGATGTTCCTTGAAATAATTGAGGAGATTGAGCATGTGCACCCCCTTTTGGTCTCACTGAAACAAATTTGGTATGAAGTGCGGGAGAAGAATGGCTACGAAAATCTCAAGGAGTGGACATCTACTTCGAGGGATATCTGGAGGAACTTGATAAAGGAAGTTGTGCATGAAAATACCAAGTTAACCGTCAAGCAAATTCTTCATCAGTTGAACACTTCACCAGACTTTGTAGAGGGAGGCCAATTGGTAGAATTTTCAGAACCCACTCTTCAGGCTATACTCAAGGTTGAAACATACTTTGATAACTTAGCCATTGTACCTTTTGTTGAAGCCATTTGCAGTTCAGTTAGTGGGGAGATGCTGTGTATGAACCGGGATGTATCATGTCTTCAGCCTGTAGAAAAACAACTTGTTTCAGAGGATTTTGCACCAATCTCAGAGGATGTTCCATTGAAGGACAGTGTTGTGTTTAGCTCAGTTCTGCCAAGCCTAGAAGAACAACCAGCTGTATCACCtaatgctttgtcagttttaCATCCCCCTAAAAATGAAATCTCTGGGACTTTGTCAATTACTAAGAGTAACGGACTGAATTTTGACTCTTCCAATAAGATACTTTCTAGAAAGAGGAAGCGACTTGAATCGAGGACCATCGGCCATGTAGCTAAGTTTTGTTCTGGTACAGTTTCTGAGTACAATGATAATTATATGTCGAACTACATGCCCCTAAAGTCCTTGCAAAAACTTAagaaacatttattttatttaggatgGAAAATTGAGCAAGCAGAGGATTGCAGCATCCCTAGGACACGGTACATTGCTCCTGATGGGAAGATAGTACACTCACTTCGTCAAGTTTGGAAGATGTTGGAAAAGTCAGAAACTTGGGGTGAAGGGAAAAAAACATCATATGAGGGCCTGGCAAAAACACAGATATGTAGTGAGGTATCTGATGACCTCAATCTGTCTACTTGCCTGGCAAAAACAGAGACATGTAGTGAGGTATCTGAGCTGGCATATACTTCTCAAGAACCAATCATTGATCCTGAAATCTGCCCTCAAGCTGTAATTGACTATTGTTCACTGCGATCACCAGACAATCCTTCTTATAACAAGTTGAATAGTGGGGAAAAGAAGTATATAACCATAAAAGCTAAAAAGCACCTAGCTGCAATAGGATGGCTATTTTATTATCATTGGAAAAGGGACAAGAGAGAACTCCGGTACTTTTCTCCTCATGGGAAAACATTCTTCTCTCTTATAAGGGCATGTAGATGGTGTATGCAACAGTGGGAAGCTGAGGGCCAGTTGCGTGAATCATTTTCCCCGTCAACTGTTCTGGAGTTTCAGGGGAATTTGGCACCTCAGAGGACCTCGTGTAAGAAGATATCAAGAACGACAGTTTCTGTCATGCCACTTTCGAAAGAACCTGcgcagcttaataaagtcacaatTTGTGAAATCagcaaaacaaaaaagaagagtaATCACGGTGACAAAAAAGAGATTTATGAAGGTGGATGGAACATGCTGAAAAAAGGAAATGGATCCAGATCTTCACGAACAGTAACAGATGGTATAGAATCTCAGTCTTCAGCTCGTCTGTTGCGCTCAAGTAAAAGAGCTCGGCAGGCAACACCTTCTTTTTCCTTGCATCATACACCTCGAACAGTTTTATCTTGGCTGATTGACAATAATGTGGTTCTTCCCCGTGCCAAAGTGCAGTATCGTGGGAAAAAAGATTGCCGTCCGATGGCAGAAGGGCGGATCACTCGTGCAGGGATCAAATGCAAGTGCTGCCAAAAAGTTTATGGAATTAGCAACTTTGAGGTGCATGCTGGAAGCAGCTATCACAGACCTTCAGCAAGTATATTTTTGGAAGATGGAAGATCTCTTGTTGATTGTCAACTGCAGATGAAAGAAAAGAGTTGTGTAAGAAACATGAGGAAGAGACCACGCTCGTTGAAGAAGGGCAGCCACTTGGGCACAAATGATTACGTGTGTTCTGTATGCCATTACGGTGGTGAATTACTTCTGTGCGATGAATGCCCATCTTCATTTCATACTGGTTGCCTTGGAATGAAG GAGGTCCCAGATGGAGAGTGGTTTTGCCCATCATGCTGTTGTGAAATGTGTGGCCAGAGCGGATTCGATAAAAACAAAGACCGCTTTACAGACAGCAGTCTACTTATATGCTGTCAGTGTGAGCACAAGT ATCATGTTCGCTGTGTGAGAAATAAGGGTTTTCAAAAGCTGGATTATTTTCCTGTTGGAAGTTGGTTTTGCAGTAAGAGATGTGAGCAG ATAAGTTTGGGTATCCGCCAACTTTTGGCAAAGCCAGTTATGGTGGGAATTGATAACCTCACCTGGACTTTATTGAAATACGTAGAACCTGATGATTTTGATTCTGATGCTGCTAATGATGAGTTCATACTGGAGACTTATAGTAAACTTAGTGTTGCTCTGGATGTGATGCATGAATGCTTTGAGCCTGTCAAAGAATCTTACACAAGGAGAGATCTTATGGAAGATGTAATCTTTAATAGATG GTCAGAGCTGAATCGCTTAAATTTTCAGGGTTTCTATACTGTGCTTCTGGAAAGAAATGATGAAGTGATTACAGTAGCGACTGTAAG GGTTTATGGAGAAAAGGTCGCCGAGGTTCCTCTTGTGGCAACACGATTTCAGTTCCGCCGACTTGGAATGTGTCGCATCTTAATGAATGAGCTTGAAAAG AAACTCATGGAATTAGGAGTTGAGAGGCTAGTTTTGCCTGCTGTCCCCACCGTGCTAAACACATGGACCACTTCATTTGGTTTCTCAGCAGTGAAAGAATCTGAGAGACTAAACTTCTTGAATTACACTTTCCTTGATTTCCAGGGTACAGTAATGTGTCAGAAACTCCTCCAGAATATCTCTCCAGAGGTATCAAATGGATTAACAG AAGCTTATCAAGCTCAGCTTCACCGCATAAACAGCAAGGAGAATGTTGAGTTGGATGGGAACAGTGCGCTCTCTGAGGTCTTCCAGGCTGAGCAAATTGAGGGGAGTGAAATTGTGGACCAAGGTTCTACAGA TGCACCTGGAGGATGTGAAACCAATAATACGGATGCTCCAGCTCCTCTCATTATTGTG GCAAACCAACAAGCTCCTCTTGGCTGCCTGTCTTGCCAGGATGAGACTAGTCTGCAATACCGagctgaagttactgatagtaaggTTTTAGAAAAAACCGGCATTGGCCAATTCAAATGTTACAAGCGGAGAAGAAGATATCAGCCTGTGGAAGCTAAGCTGGTTTTGGAAGGAGTAACTATCTAG